In Pyricularia oryzae 70-15 chromosome 2, whole genome shotgun sequence, one genomic interval encodes:
- a CDS encoding phosphoglycerate mutase, protein MPPPSCIFVVRHGHRLDAADKQWHLTSPTPYDPPLTYTGWTQSRITGEQIAAILRKRAQEYDASEPEKKTRRKKCFRVVIHTSPFLRCIQTSIAISSGLASRPSLLVEARRALSPLQLSQISQDAGATGNKPRRSRPVGKKAVLRIDAWLGEWLSPSYFEHITPPPGSVMMLASAKATLLKPENYHSYPHIQTRAHSNSLVQNTSSGHLWGSAGARVGPSPLSAAPISAAGNGSNSAPLENMDNIEKALPQLESRQAVGWAHSHRGTIESQRPSTAPPAASDAEVGAYDPPVPSFSISKNAPIPEGYVNHAKDTCVIVDYQWDSMRPPYDWGDGGELPEEWSDMHKRFSKGLQKMVDWYTIEEEPATAVTSEAIRPKMADGSETRVEDGNEDDIETVVILVSHGAGCNAMIGAIEHKPALMDVSLSSISLATLKSKNSSSSSNHDGARMHHRYDLKLKANVEHLRPLAPANSLRSPPAGGMFDGNSNSRARANHHSFSSGTASNGSDWNSGGGGMSRKVSAGRSIASFREGLQKSGGRQDTVTPSFTPSGLSRTPSLGLWSPKPSQKVDEECIDDEEAELMDLRRTDVGNGGTIRVEKGGQVDTAGEGEDGEQDVVPQLPSTAERPDVVRDTSSSKRRWTVTDRT, encoded by the exons ATGCCTCCGCCTTCCTGCATCTTCGTCGTCCG ACACGGCCATCGACTCGATGCTGCAGACAAACAGTGGCACCTCACATCTCCAACACCATACGACCCTCCTCTCACATACACTGGATGGACGCAGTCCAGAATCACCGGCGAGCAAATTGCAGCCATCCTGCGTAAGCGCGCTCAAGAGTACGATGCCTCGGAACCGGAAAAGAAGACGCGCCGCAAAAAATGTTTTCGAGTTGTTATTCACACGTCGCCGTTCCTCCGATGCATACAGACTTCGATAGCCATCAGTTCAGGGTTGGCATCGAGGCCGTCGTTGCTGGTCGAGGCTAGAAGGGCCTTGTCGCCACTGCAACTAAGTCAGATCAGCCAGGACGCGGGCGCCACAGGAAACAAGCCACGGCGGTCTAGACCAGTTGGCAAGAAGGCTGTCTTACGTATAGACGCCTGGCTTGGCGAGTGGCTATCACCGTCCTACTTTGAGCACATAACCCCTCCGCCTGGATCTGTCATGATGCTGGCAAGCGCCAAGGCAACACTGCTAAAGCCCGAAAACTACCATAGTTACCCGCACATCCAGACTCGAGCACACTCAAACTCTTTGGTCCAAAACACGAGCAGCGGTCATCTCTGGGGCTCAGCTGGCGCACGGGTCGGCCCGAGTCCGCTGTCGGCGGCGCCAATAAGTGCAGCGGGGAATGGGTCCAATTCGGCGCCACTGGAGAATATGGACAACATAGAAAAGGCCTTGCCGCAGCTGGAATCACGGCAAGCAGTCGGTTGGGCTCACAGTCACAGGGGTACGATTGAGAGCCAGAGGCCTTCAACAGCGCCACCTGCTGCTTCAGATGCCGAGGTCGGAGCCTACGACCCACCCGTGCCCTCATTCTCGATATCCAAAAATGCTCCCATCCCAGAGGGATACGTGAACCATGCCAAAGACACTTGTGTTATTGTCGACTATCAGTGGGACTCGATGCGCCCCCCTTATGACTGGGGCGATGGCGGCGAGCTGCCCGAGGAATGGTCCGATATGCATAAGCGTTTCAGCAAGGGCTTGCAGAAAATGGTCGATTGGTACACCATCGAGGAGGAACCGGCAACAGCAGTGACCAGCGAGGCCATCCGACCAAAAATGGCGGATGGAAGTGAGACGAGGGTTGAAGACGGTAATGAGGACGACATTGAGACGGTGGTAATTCTCGTTTCGCACGGAGCCGGCTGCAATGCCATGATCGGGGCTATCGAGCACAAACCTGCGTTGATGGACGTGTCCTTGTCGTCGATCTCGCTCGCAACCCTGAAGTCAAAAAacagctcttcatcgagtAATCACGACGGTGCTCGAATGCACCACAGGTACGATCTCAAGCTGAAAGCAAATGTAGAACACCTGCGACCATTGGCACCTGCGAACTCGTTACGTTCGCCGCCGGCGGGAGGCATGTTTGATGGTAATAGCAATAGCAGAGCTCGCGCGAACCATCATTCCTTTTCGTCTGGAACTGCTAGCAACGGGAGTGATTGGAACTCGGGAGGTGGTGGTATGAGCAGGAAGGTATCTGCCGGTCGGTCCATCGCATCCTTCAGGGAAGGTTTGCAAAAATCCGGGGGCCGCCAAGATACAGTCACGCCCTCCTTCACGCCTTCAGGTCTCTCTCGCACACCATCACTGGGTTTGTGGTCCCCCAAACCTTCCCAAAAGGTAGACGAAGAGTGCATTGATGACGAGGAAGCAGAACTGATGGATCTGCGGAGAACGGATGTTGGAAATGGCGGCACGATCCGTGTTGAAAAAGGTGGGCAGGTCGATACGGCGGGAGAGGGTGAAGATGGTGAACAAGATGTGGTTCCACAGCTCCCATCGACGGCGGAAAGGCCGGATGTGGTGCGCGACACGAGCTCCTCGAAACGACGATGGACCGTGACCGACCGAACCTAG